Proteins encoded by one window of Chryseobacterium aquaeductus:
- a CDS encoding serine hydrolase domain-containing protein produces the protein MKNKFFLVLILLAQTFYAQEITGSWKGELNIEGTKLPIVFHIKQDKDLYTSTTDSPLQNVKDMPVDKTTFQNNELMLEIKSIGAVYKGKLNDKKITGTLTQGGESLPLTLESFEKESVKPVSQKVLHLSTNMNESIKKLEDFISYLENNNAEAGELSIFKDGKEIYKRNFGQKNLPNASATDVTFQIGSITKTMTAVMVFKLIEKKQLNLDDKLSKFFPKVPNADKITITQLLSHTAGLGDYVQGKNEVMWLTHKTTEMQIMDRIVEQGSVFEPGTSSEYSNTGYYLLTKILEKITKKSYSENIKEYIVAPLKMQNFFSADQKPSNVFKSYQYLNSWKPVTDFDFNNVVGVGDIATTPTNLNVIINSIFDEKLVSKKVLNQMMPKEKEKYGRGIIKVPFFSKMFYGHSGGTYGTNSLMVYNPEDRISLSYSLNADRIGINNFVIGVLSMLYNENYEYPKLNNQKVSRSELKKYEGDYSSKDIPLGLKIFVKDDALFAQGTDQPEFPLEFTEKDQFKFDKAGVKIIFLPESKQLKLVQGGVTYLYDKK, from the coding sequence ATGAAAAACAAATTTTTTTTGGTGCTTATTTTATTAGCACAAACTTTCTACGCTCAGGAAATTACAGGTTCCTGGAAGGGAGAACTGAATATTGAAGGAACAAAACTTCCAATTGTTTTCCACATAAAACAAGATAAAGATCTTTACACATCTACAACAGACAGCCCATTACAAAATGTAAAAGATATGCCTGTGGATAAAACTACTTTCCAAAATAATGAATTGATGCTGGAAATCAAAAGTATTGGTGCTGTATACAAAGGAAAGCTTAATGATAAAAAAATAACAGGAACACTGACCCAAGGTGGAGAATCGCTGCCATTGACCTTGGAATCTTTTGAAAAAGAATCTGTAAAACCAGTTTCTCAAAAAGTTCTTCATCTTTCTACAAATATGAATGAAAGTATTAAAAAATTAGAGGATTTTATTTCTTATCTGGAGAATAACAATGCAGAAGCCGGCGAACTATCGATTTTCAAAGACGGAAAAGAAATCTACAAGAGAAATTTTGGACAGAAAAATCTTCCCAATGCTTCAGCTACAGATGTGACATTTCAAATTGGCTCAATTACCAAAACTATGACTGCCGTGATGGTATTTAAATTAATTGAAAAAAAACAGTTGAATCTTGATGACAAACTTTCAAAATTTTTTCCAAAAGTTCCTAATGCAGATAAAATTACGATCACTCAATTACTGAGTCATACAGCAGGCTTAGGAGATTATGTACAGGGAAAAAATGAAGTAATGTGGTTGACTCATAAGACGACAGAGATGCAAATCATGGATCGTATCGTAGAACAAGGATCTGTTTTTGAGCCAGGTACAAGCAGCGAATATTCTAACACAGGATATTATCTTCTGACTAAAATTTTAGAAAAGATCACAAAAAAATCTTATTCAGAAAATATAAAGGAATACATTGTAGCTCCTTTAAAAATGCAAAACTTCTTTTCTGCAGATCAAAAACCTTCGAATGTTTTCAAATCTTATCAATATCTGAACAGCTGGAAACCGGTGACAGATTTCGATTTTAATAATGTAGTGGGAGTTGGCGACATTGCAACTACGCCGACCAATCTTAACGTGATTATCAATTCTATTTTTGATGAAAAATTAGTCTCAAAAAAAGTACTAAATCAAATGATGCCCAAAGAAAAAGAAAAGTATGGAAGAGGTATTATTAAAGTTCCTTTTTTCTCGAAAATGTTTTACGGTCACAGTGGCGGAACTTATGGTACTAACTCTTTGATGGTATATAATCCCGAAGATCGTATTTCTCTTTCTTACTCTCTCAATGCGGATCGCATTGGCATTAATAATTTTGTGATTGGTGTTTTGAGTATGCTTTACAACGAAAATTATGAGTATCCGAAATTGAACAACCAAAAAGTTTCACGTTCAGAATTAAAGAAATATGAAGGAGATTACAGCTCAAAAGATATTCCTTTGGGATTGAAAATCTTTGTAAAAGATGATGCTCTTTTTGCCCAAGGAACAGATCAACCAGAATTTCCTTTAGAATTTACAGAGAAAGATCAATTCAAGTTTGACAAAGCCGGAGTGAAAATTATTTTCCTCCCGGAAAGCAAACAGCTGAAATTGGTACAAGGCGGTGTCACTTATTTATATGACAAAAAGTAA
- a CDS encoding CinA family protein, whose protein sequence is MEFQKKILEYISEYMITNDETIAIAESVTSGMLQLAFSQMPNASMFYKGGLTAFSLSEKVRLLNVDRNEAENCDCVSENISQTMALNVAKMFESDWSIATTGYCTPVRQSVYSVFANYSIAYKGEIILSKKLELHPKTQALNAQLYYAEFILGCFKSELNNLLILNN, encoded by the coding sequence ATGGAATTTCAAAAAAAAATACTTGAATATATCAGTGAATATATGATAACCAATGACGAAACCATTGCTATCGCTGAAAGTGTAACCTCAGGAATGCTACAATTGGCTTTTTCACAAATGCCTAATGCATCAATGTTTTATAAAGGTGGACTTACCGCTTTTTCATTGTCTGAAAAAGTGAGATTGCTGAATGTAGACAGAAATGAGGCAGAAAATTGCGATTGTGTCTCAGAGAATATTTCTCAAACGATGGCTTTAAATGTTGCTAAAATGTTTGAGAGCGATTGGTCAATCGCTACTACAGGATATTGTACTCCGGTGCGCCAATCTGTATACAGCGTTTTTGCAAATTATTCGATTGCTTATAAAGGTGAAATTATATTGTCGAAAAAACTAGAACTTCACCCCAAAACTCAAGCTTTGAATGCGCAACTTTATTACGCAGAATTCATTCTTGGCTGTTTCAAAAGTGAATTGAATAATCTTTTGATTTTAAATAATTAA
- a CDS encoding catalase: MENKNSNESNDKLDQLQNHTTDNSDTKLTTNQGLRINNNQDSLKADERGATLLEDFILREKITHFDHERIPERIVHARGSGAHGIFKLNKSLAKYTKAKFLNEVGKETPVFVRFSTVAGSAGSTDLARDVRGFAVKFYTEEGNYDLVGNNIPVFFIQDAMKFPDLVHAVKPEPDNAIPQAASAHDTFWDFISSMPESMHMIMWAMSDRAIPRSYRMMEGFGVHSFKLINSDGAVHFVKFHFKPKLGVHSVAWSEAQKISGTDPDFHRRDLWESIENGAFPEWDFGVQVIPEENEHDFDFDLLDPTKIVPEELVPVQLVGTLTLNRNPDNFFAETEQVAFHPGHLVPGIDFSNDPLLQGRLFSYTDTQLSRLGSPNFHEIPINRSINPVHNNQRDGHMRQQIVKGKVSYEPNSIGGGCPFQAMMKDGGFTTNNERVNGQKVRARSQSFVDHYSQAKMFFNSQSAQEKNHLKDALVFELSKVTIVEIRERVVGQLALIDADLAVFVAEKVGVKVKKLDTPNQSIPADANPTSLQSKEREPKTKSSDALSMKNTVKDTIESRVIGFMMADGVNTQAVKSLKNKLESEGAIVQIIAPSVAPVKADDGSEFEPKHSITSTASVSFDALYICSGEKSAKELMHPERKPIVTEFINEAYKHCKAIYFGKGTDEIYNATRVSTKKHEDPAIVNAGEDDSDKKFLTAIANHRVWDLEKERNSMA, from the coding sequence ATGGAAAATAAAAACTCTAATGAGTCTAATGATAAGTTAGATCAACTTCAAAATCACACAACAGATAACAGTGATACAAAACTGACTACCAATCAGGGACTAAGAATCAATAATAATCAGGACTCTCTTAAAGCTGACGAACGTGGAGCAACTTTGTTGGAAGATTTTATTTTAAGAGAAAAAATAACCCACTTTGATCACGAGAGAATTCCTGAAAGAATAGTACATGCAAGAGGCTCTGGTGCTCATGGCATATTTAAACTAAATAAAAGTTTAGCAAAATATACCAAAGCAAAATTTTTAAATGAAGTAGGTAAAGAAACTCCTGTTTTTGTAAGATTTTCTACAGTTGCCGGAAGTGCCGGAAGTACAGATCTAGCGAGAGATGTACGAGGTTTTGCTGTGAAATTCTATACAGAAGAAGGCAATTATGATTTGGTAGGAAACAATATTCCTGTCTTTTTCATTCAGGATGCGATGAAATTTCCTGATCTCGTACATGCAGTAAAACCAGAGCCGGATAACGCTATTCCGCAGGCAGCATCAGCTCATGATACTTTTTGGGATTTTATTTCTTCAATGCCGGAAAGTATGCACATGATCATGTGGGCAATGAGTGATCGTGCAATTCCTAGAAGTTACAGAATGATGGAAGGTTTTGGTGTACATTCATTTAAATTAATCAACAGCGATGGTGCTGTTCATTTTGTTAAATTTCATTTCAAACCAAAATTGGGAGTGCATTCAGTTGCTTGGAGCGAGGCTCAGAAAATTTCGGGTACAGATCCCGATTTTCATAGAAGAGATTTATGGGAATCTATCGAAAATGGTGCGTTTCCGGAATGGGATTTTGGCGTGCAGGTAATACCTGAAGAAAACGAACACGATTTTGATTTTGATCTTTTAGACCCTACAAAGATTGTCCCTGAAGAATTAGTTCCTGTTCAACTTGTAGGAACTTTAACTTTAAATAGAAATCCGGACAATTTCTTTGCAGAAACAGAGCAGGTGGCATTTCATCCGGGACATTTGGTGCCGGGAATTGATTTTTCTAATGACCCTCTTTTACAGGGAAGACTTTTTTCTTACACCGACACACAATTATCAAGATTAGGCTCGCCGAATTTCCACGAAATTCCTATCAACAGATCGATTAATCCTGTACATAACAACCAACGTGACGGGCACATGAGACAACAGATTGTAAAAGGAAAAGTGAGTTACGAACCTAATTCTATTGGCGGTGGATGTCCCTTTCAGGCAATGATGAAAGACGGTGGTTTTACAACAAATAATGAGAGAGTAAACGGACAGAAAGTGAGAGCAAGAAGCCAAAGTTTTGTAGATCATTATTCTCAGGCAAAAATGTTTTTCAACAGCCAGTCTGCTCAGGAAAAGAATCACCTGAAGGATGCTTTGGTGTTTGAATTGTCTAAGGTAACAATCGTAGAAATAAGAGAAAGAGTAGTGGGACAGTTAGCTTTAATAGATGCTGATCTTGCCGTATTCGTAGCTGAAAAAGTAGGTGTTAAGGTTAAAAAATTGGATACTCCAAATCAGAGTATTCCTGCAGATGCTAACCCAACTAGTCTACAGAGTAAAGAAAGAGAACCCAAAACGAAAAGTTCGGATGCTTTAAGTATGAAAAATACCGTGAAAGATACCATTGAAAGTCGTGTAATAGGCTTTATGATGGCAGACGGAGTCAATACACAAGCCGTAAAATCTCTTAAAAATAAATTGGAAAGTGAAGGAGCTATTGTTCAGATAATTGCACCAAGTGTAGCACCGGTAAAGGCTGATGATGGATCGGAATTTGAACCTAAACACTCAATTACCAGCACGGCAAGTGTAAGCTTTGATGCTTTGTATATCTGTTCGGGAGAAAAATCTGCAAAAGAATTGATGCATCCTGAAAGGAAACCGATTGTAACAGAATTCATCAACGAAGCGTACAAACATTGTAAAGCGATCTACTTCGGAAAAGGAACAGATGAAATTTATAATGCTACAAGAGTAAGCACCAAGAAACATGAAGACCCAGCAATTGTAAATGCAGGAGAAGATGATTCTGATAAGAAATTTCTAACTGCCATTGCAAATCACAGAGTGTGGGATCTTGAGAAAGAACGTAATTCTATGGCTTAA
- a CDS encoding carbon-nitrogen hydrolase family protein — protein MQIDTRTLKIDDYDELVSAMRRAYPKMSEYVWSKKSIAKLTKIFEAGQICITVDGKIAAVALSIVVNYEEFDDEHTYSDITGNYTFNTHSTTGNVLYGIEIFVDPVYRELRLGRRLYDARKELCEQLNLKSIILGGRIPDYHKYSHEISPREYIRRVRDKEIYDPVLSFQLSNNFLPIRVLKKYLPEDEASRENAVLLQWNNIYYSKKPNTMQDSTIRLGLVQWQMRHFKDINAFYEQVEFFVNVMGDYKSDFVLFPELFNTPLLAPFNSLSERDSMIELAKITDQIKTKISELAISYNVNIISGSMPVYENNDLYNVSYLLHRDGRIDEYRKIHITPNERKYYGMKGGSEIKVFDTDCGKIGLVICYDVEFPELPRLLADQGMKILFVPYLTDTQNAYMRVRHCAAARAIENECYVAIAGCVGNLPGVNNMDIQFGQAAVFTPSDFAFPSNAIKGEATPNTEMTLIVDVDLNLLKDLHYHGSVQILNDRRTDLYETNLKEKNPII, from the coding sequence ATGCAGATTGATACACGTACGCTGAAAATCGATGATTATGACGAATTAGTTTCTGCAATGCGCAGAGCATATCCAAAAATGTCTGAATATGTTTGGTCTAAAAAAAGTATTGCAAAGCTTACAAAGATTTTTGAAGCCGGACAAATTTGTATCACAGTAGACGGAAAAATTGCGGCAGTTGCTCTTTCTATTGTTGTCAACTATGAAGAATTTGATGACGAGCACACCTACAGTGATATTACAGGAAATTATACTTTCAATACACATTCTACGACGGGAAATGTTCTGTATGGAATAGAAATATTTGTTGATCCTGTGTATCGTGAACTAAGATTGGGAAGAAGGCTCTATGATGCACGTAAAGAATTATGTGAACAGCTAAATCTAAAATCAATTATTCTAGGCGGAAGAATTCCTGATTATCATAAATACAGCCACGAGATTTCGCCGAGAGAATACATCAGAAGAGTAAGAGACAAAGAAATTTATGATCCGGTTTTATCTTTTCAGCTTTCCAATAATTTTTTACCGATCAGGGTTCTGAAAAAATATCTTCCTGAGGATGAAGCTTCAAGAGAAAACGCTGTATTGCTTCAGTGGAACAATATTTATTACAGTAAAAAACCTAATACAATGCAAGACAGCACTATTCGTTTAGGTTTGGTGCAGTGGCAGATGCGGCATTTCAAAGATATCAATGCGTTTTATGAGCAAGTTGAATTTTTTGTGAATGTAATGGGTGACTATAAGTCAGATTTCGTTTTGTTTCCTGAGTTGTTTAATACGCCTTTGCTGGCACCATTTAACAGTCTTTCAGAAAGAGATAGTATGATCGAGCTTGCGAAAATAACAGATCAAATTAAAACTAAAATCTCAGAGTTGGCGATCAGTTATAATGTAAATATTATTTCAGGAAGTATGCCGGTTTATGAAAACAACGATTTGTATAATGTAAGTTATCTGCTCCATAGAGACGGCAGAATCGATGAATACAGAAAAATTCATATTACGCCCAATGAAAGAAAATACTACGGAATGAAAGGAGGCAGTGAAATCAAGGTTTTTGATACTGACTGCGGTAAGATTGGTTTAGTAATTTGTTATGATGTAGAATTTCCTGAATTACCAAGGCTATTGGCAGATCAAGGTATGAAAATATTGTTTGTACCATATCTTACTGATACACAGAATGCTTACATGAGAGTGCGACACTGTGCCGCAGCAAGAGCTATCGAAAATGAATGTTATGTTGCTATCGCAGGTTGTGTAGGAAATCTACCAGGCGTTAATAATATGGATATTCAGTTTGGGCAGGCTGCTGTCTTTACGCCTTCAGATTTTGCTTTTCCGTCTAATGCCATAAAAGGTGAAGCTACCCCAAATACAGAAATGACTCTTATAGTAGATGTAGATTTGAATTTGTTAAAAGATCTTCATTACCATGGCTCTGTGCAGATTTTAAATGATAGAAGAACAGATTTGTATGAAACGAATCTCAAAGAAAAGAATCCGATTATTTAA
- a CDS encoding helix-turn-helix domain-containing protein, which yields MIKRILTLCLCFFTSFLFAQDIYSGLRNKYWGFEENDERAFVYINQYINKAKSEKNYSELFQAYKDAILFSKDFKIKYADSAVSAAKLSGKNDLIGDAYNSKGAIYYFNHRKFQFALNEYLTADEYLKDSKNELSKYQNIYHIGVVKSYLGYYDEALVIFKQCISYFETNAKRVLHVNTIYNNKKGYLNSLHQAIICYQALGKNNEVKRLLKLAEASTPKSKDFNLEYSYFKKSSGVADFTRKDYSQAINDFNASLPGLIKVNDFTWVSYVYFYKGKCFTNQGKLELGVENYKKVDSIFNKHQFILPELRSNYEELINYYKKQNSPENELYYTNQLLKVDSVISSDFKYLSTRIYKDHELLEAKENLEKTNSFGIALLIIFGVIIILLGLLVFYRNRKQKQIQQKYNELLVKIDHDKLPDQVVESLIFDENKNVKLDQNIVEKLLKDITAFEANEGFLERGLSLKKMAEYFKTNTSYLSQVINEYKGSNFSTYINVLRINYATQKIYHDKEWRKYSIEHVASASGFSNRQSFSNIFLEINGIRPVDFIKKRIKELESID from the coding sequence ATGATAAAAAGAATACTTACATTATGCCTTTGTTTCTTCACGTCATTTTTATTTGCTCAGGATATATATTCTGGGTTAAGGAATAAATATTGGGGTTTTGAAGAAAATGACGAGCGAGCTTTCGTGTATATTAATCAATATATCAATAAGGCAAAATCTGAGAAAAATTATTCAGAACTTTTTCAAGCATATAAAGATGCAATTCTGTTTAGTAAAGATTTTAAAATTAAATATGCAGACAGTGCTGTGAGTGCTGCAAAATTGTCTGGAAAAAATGATCTTATTGGTGATGCATATAATAGTAAAGGAGCAATTTATTATTTTAATCACAGAAAGTTCCAATTTGCGTTAAACGAATATCTCACGGCTGATGAATATTTAAAAGATTCTAAAAATGAATTATCAAAATACCAGAATATTTATCACATAGGTGTTGTGAAAAGTTATTTGGGATATTATGATGAGGCATTAGTGATATTTAAACAATGTATATCTTATTTTGAGACCAATGCAAAACGTGTTCTTCATGTAAATACAATTTACAATAATAAAAAAGGATATTTAAATTCTCTTCATCAGGCAATTATCTGCTACCAGGCATTAGGGAAAAACAATGAGGTGAAAAGACTTCTAAAACTGGCAGAAGCTTCAACCCCAAAATCCAAAGATTTTAATTTAGAATACAGCTATTTTAAGAAAAGTAGTGGTGTGGCAGATTTTACAAGAAAAGATTACTCACAAGCTATTAACGATTTTAATGCGTCATTGCCAGGACTTATAAAAGTAAATGATTTCACATGGGTTTCTTATGTATACTTTTATAAAGGTAAGTGCTTTACCAATCAAGGTAAACTGGAATTGGGTGTAGAAAATTATAAAAAAGTAGATTCTATTTTTAATAAACATCAGTTTATTTTACCTGAGTTGCGTAGTAATTATGAAGAGCTCATCAATTATTACAAAAAGCAAAACAGTCCGGAAAATGAGTTGTACTATACCAATCAGTTGCTAAAAGTTGATAGTGTAATATCATCAGATTTCAAATATCTTTCTACACGTATTTATAAAGATCATGAACTTTTGGAAGCAAAGGAGAATTTAGAAAAAACAAATTCTTTCGGTATTGCACTTTTAATCATCTTCGGCGTCATTATTATTCTTTTAGGTCTCCTTGTTTTTTACAGAAACAGAAAACAGAAACAAATACAGCAAAAATATAATGAGCTATTAGTAAAAATAGATCATGATAAACTTCCGGATCAGGTTGTTGAATCATTAATATTTGATGAAAATAAAAACGTTAAACTAGATCAAAATATAGTTGAAAAGCTGCTTAAAGACATTACTGCATTTGAGGCTAATGAAGGTTTTCTGGAAAGAGGTCTATCTCTCAAAAAAATGGCTGAATACTTTAAAACCAACACTTCTTACCTTTCTCAGGTTATTAATGAATATAAAGGAAGTAATTTCAGTACATATATTAATGTGCTAAGAATTAACTACGCTACTCAGAAAATTTATCATGATAAGGAATGGAGGAAGTATTCTATCGAGCACGTAGCCTCAGCTTCCGGTTTTAGTAATAGACAGAGTTTCTCAAATATATTTCTGGAAATAAACGGGATTCGTCCTGTCGATTTTATCAAAAAACGAATTAAGGAATTGGAGAGCATCGATTAG
- a CDS encoding HD domain-containing protein, with protein sequence MKIQREIDFIVAIDALKNVQRRNYNADDSRRENTAEHSWQIIILAQILFPYARNRADIDLLRVIRMLSIHDLVEIEAGDTFLFDEAAMAGKFEREKLSAQNIFGILDEPIRSEFLDLWLEFEEEQTPDAIFACAIDRIMPFILNSHTSGKSWTEAAVTEKQVRNMLENPICRASDEMGEAFQFLMSKNLETEKVLR encoded by the coding sequence ATGAAAATTCAGAGAGAAATTGATTTTATAGTAGCAATTGACGCCTTAAAAAATGTTCAAAGGAGAAATTATAATGCGGATGATTCGCGAAGAGAAAACACCGCCGAGCATTCTTGGCAGATTATTATTTTGGCGCAAATTCTTTTTCCTTATGCAAGAAACAGAGCGGATATTGATTTGCTGAGGGTAATTAGAATGCTTTCAATTCATGATTTAGTAGAAATCGAAGCAGGAGACACCTTTCTTTTTGACGAAGCAGCTATGGCAGGGAAATTTGAAAGAGAAAAATTGTCTGCACAAAATATTTTCGGAATTTTAGACGAACCCATCAGGTCAGAATTTTTAGATCTTTGGCTTGAATTTGAAGAAGAGCAAACTCCCGATGCTATTTTCGCCTGCGCTATCGATAGAATAATGCCATTCATTCTCAATTCTCATACTTCGGGGAAAAGCTGGACAGAAGCTGCCGTTACTGAAAAACAAGTAAGAAATATGCTGGAAAATCCAATCTGTAGAGCATCTGACGAAATGGGAGAAGCTTTCCAGTTTTTAATGAGTAAAAATTTAGAAACCGAAAAAGTTTTAAGATAA
- a CDS encoding PadR family transcriptional regulator, with protein MNTENTKAQMRKGILEFCILSLINNREMYVSDLIDELKKGKLDVVEGTLYPLLTRLKNGEFLSYRWEESTGGPPRKYYQITEKGKTFLAELQNTWKDLTDSVNQITQKI; from the coding sequence ATGAATACTGAAAATACCAAAGCGCAAATGCGAAAAGGGATTCTGGAATTCTGTATTTTGAGCCTCATCAACAATCGCGAAATGTATGTTTCTGATTTAATAGATGAACTGAAAAAAGGAAAACTGGATGTTGTGGAAGGAACCCTCTACCCTCTTTTAACAAGATTGAAAAATGGTGAATTTCTTTCTTACAGATGGGAAGAATCTACAGGCGGCCCACCAAGAAAATACTACCAGATTACAGAAAAAGGTAAAACTTTCTTAGCCGAACTGCAAAATACATGGAAAGATCTTACAGATTCTGTAAACCAAATCACTCAAAAAATATAA
- a CDS encoding PspC domain-containing protein encodes MNKTLSIGLAGFSFTIEEHAYIKLSDYLNALRSSLEASEADEVMHDIEIRMVEIFRDTLGKREVINDGDVEKVIAQIGSPEKIEEQEEAYYSEKNTNKNYSTGTDYTDKKQLFRDPERQKIAGVCAGLAHYVGMDITAMRAIWLGIFVLGIFTAAISSSLIGLLYIILWIVLPKAETAADFLKMKGKPMNFDNLKNESNKLVQFANESSQRVGEIYIENKPYINNAGSGLWNVIRYVLGGIFALMSFGCLIGVFVVFGFMGNDNFPPINEMDFYFDSDGMKYIIMIMIVLGSLIPALLFGLLSMKLISPKTKLRNTGWVLGALILSLIAVSTYFGINMAKKDMFFKGHKEDTEEIAIPTESDSIYVDIKQITIPQNFTGYDDDIYSDKISVYEKDWVHVDVTRKADIKTPYLIIKKEAKGYNVPLNASVPVEIVGNKVILPNYIKYPYDHRFRDYSINYELVIPQNAVVIPLKKDQINFDGDTDGNGINDNDEEDNDGNQNGNISIEKNKISINGSTIEYSDSDKDSVIINGKKYQKDEAEKIMDTMKMNIDKMENVDIKIKDGKKEFSIKTK; translated from the coding sequence ATGAACAAGACACTCTCAATAGGACTCGCAGGTTTTTCTTTTACAATAGAAGAGCACGCATATATAAAGCTCAGCGATTATCTTAATGCACTCAGAAGCTCATTAGAAGCTTCAGAAGCTGACGAGGTAATGCACGACATAGAAATCAGAATGGTTGAGATCTTCAGAGATACTTTAGGAAAACGTGAAGTAATCAACGATGGTGACGTAGAAAAAGTAATCGCACAAATCGGTTCTCCGGAAAAAATTGAAGAACAGGAAGAAGCATATTATTCTGAAAAAAACACGAACAAAAATTATAGCACAGGAACAGATTATACAGACAAAAAGCAATTGTTCAGAGATCCTGAAAGACAAAAAATCGCAGGTGTTTGCGCAGGATTAGCTCATTATGTGGGGATGGATATTACTGCAATGAGAGCGATCTGGTTAGGAATTTTCGTCTTAGGAATCTTTACAGCAGCTATTTCTTCTTCATTAATCGGATTATTGTACATCATCCTTTGGATCGTTTTACCCAAAGCAGAGACCGCAGCTGATTTTTTGAAAATGAAAGGAAAGCCTATGAATTTCGATAATCTAAAAAACGAATCTAATAAACTCGTTCAGTTTGCAAACGAATCTTCCCAAAGAGTAGGCGAAATTTATATCGAAAACAAGCCTTATATCAACAACGCCGGGAGCGGACTTTGGAATGTAATCCGTTATGTTTTAGGAGGAATCTTTGCTTTGATGTCATTTGGATGTCTGATTGGGGTTTTCGTAGTCTTTGGCTTCATGGGCAATGACAACTTCCCTCCAATCAATGAAATGGATTTCTATTTTGACAGCGATGGAATGAAATATATCATCATGATCATGATTGTTTTAGGAAGTTTGATTCCTGCACTCTTATTCGGATTGTTGAGCATGAAATTGATTTCGCCAAAAACAAAACTGAGAAATACAGGTTGGGTACTAGGAGCGTTGATTCTTTCACTAATCGCAGTTTCCACTTATTTCGGAATTAATATGGCAAAAAAAGATATGTTCTTTAAAGGTCACAAAGAAGATACGGAAGAAATCGCAATTCCTACAGAGTCAGACAGCATTTATGTTGACATCAAGCAAATCACAATTCCTCAAAACTTTACAGGGTACGATGACGATATTTATTCTGATAAAATCTCTGTATACGAGAAAGACTGGGTACATGTTGATGTAACGAGAAAAGCAGATATTAAAACTCCTTATTTAATTATTAAAAAAGAAGCAAAAGGATATAACGTTCCCTTGAATGCAAGTGTTCCTGTAGAAATCGTTGGTAATAAAGTGATTCTTCCAAATTATATCAAATATCCATACGATCATCGTTTCAGAGATTACAGCATCAATTACGAGTTGGTAATTCCTCAAAATGCAGTGGTAATTCCACTTAAAAAAGATCAAATCAATTTTGACGGCGATACTGACGGAAATGGCATCAATGACAATGATGAAGAAGATAACGATGGTAATCAAAACGGAAACATCTCAATTGAAAAAAATAAAATCTCTATCAACGGTTCTACCATTGAATATAGCGATAGTGATAAAGACAGCGTCATCATCAACGGAAAGAAATATCAGAAAGATGAAGCCGAAAAGATTATGGATACCATGAAAATGAATATCGATAAAATGGAAAACGTAGATATCAAAATAAAAGACGGTAAAAAAGAATTTTCTATTAAAACCAAATAA
- a CDS encoding 1-acyl-sn-glycerol-3-phosphate acyltransferase gives MKKLIGKLMLKILGWKVVLQGDVNSLNRCILVVAPHTHNMEYLLGNLAYWTLEKPLKIIIKDAHTKAWYGSVVRGLGGIGIDRRQKNDLVNFVANEFKKDDFSLVITPEGTRSWVPKWRKGFYHMALAAKVPIVLAAGDFKRNIVYLGYTIPYERLESASFIEIMEEIQNYYIKYDIGPKIPSNWNPNIIGDEVRS, from the coding sequence ATGAAAAAGCTGATTGGCAAACTGATGCTAAAAATTCTGGGTTGGAAAGTCGTCCTTCAAGGCGATGTAAACAGTCTCAACCGTTGTATTCTTGTTGTAGCTCCTCATACGCACAACATGGAATATCTTTTGGGAAACCTTGCCTACTGGACTTTAGAAAAGCCTTTGAAAATTATCATCAAAGATGCCCATACCAAAGCATGGTACGGTTCTGTAGTGAGAGGTTTGGGTGGAATTGGTATCGACAGAAGACAAAAAAATGATCTTGTGAATTTTGTGGCAAATGAATTTAAAAAAGACGACTTCAGTCTTGTGATTACGCCGGAAGGTACCAGAAGCTGGGTTCCGAAATGGAGAAAGGGTTTTTACCACATGGCTTTGGCGGCTAAAGTTCCGATTGTTTTAGCAGCAGGAGATTTTAAAAGAAACATTGTTTATTTAGGCTATACCATTCCTTACGAAAGACTGGAATCGGCTTCTTTCATAGAAATCATGGAGGAAATCCAGAACTATTACATAAAATACGACATCGGTCCGAAAATACCATCCAACTGGAATCCGAATATTATCGGGGATGAAGTTAGAAGTTAG